The nucleotide window TAGGATTCGATATGCCTACTCTCAGCAATGAAAGTGATCGCAGTAACGTTTCAGAATGGGCTAGCCCCCGGAGCTACGGCCATAGTGGATATACGGGACCATTGGTTTGGGCGGACCCGGATCATGACCTGGTTTTTGTCTTCTTGTGCAATCGGGTTTATCCTACGAGAAATCAACGGATGATCTATGAATTGGCCATTCGACCTACCATACAGAGTATCGTCTATGAGATGATCAAGAACCACTAAGGTTTACTTCACAAAAATCGAGAAGGTGTCCGTATTAGAGGTGTTACCTAATTTATCAGTTGCTCGGATCTTGTAAGAAACGATTCCCAGAGAATTGATCTCAATCGGCTCGGTATAGCGTTTTTCTTCTCCATCGTTGATGGTGTAGTAAATCGCATCCGTATCAATGACTGCATCCGTTGCAGCGAGATATAACTTCACACCTTTGGAGTACACCGGAAGGGGAGCAGGCTCGTCATTTAATGAGATACTACCTACAGGTTCCATACTCAAGATCTGCTCGATCGCAGGGCCAGTATTGTCTACGGTAAAGTAGAAAGTCTTACTATTTCGGTTGTTCACCTGGTCGGTACCATAGAAATCTACTACGTATACGCCTTCTTCCTCCAATTTGAATGGCCCTTCGTAGACCTGGCCTTTGCCGCCGTTGATTTTATAGCCAACTGCTTTTACCCCAGCATCATTATCTACCGCACTCAAACCAATATCCGTTTTGCTGGTAATGAACGCTGTATCTCGTGAGAAAAACTGATCTCCAGCGTAAGCAAAGTCGATTTCAGGTGCTTCTACATCGATATCAAGCGATTCACGGCCACTTGTACTTTCATCAAACAACGACTTGAAGTTGTTGTTGACTTTATCGGTCGCATAGTATTCAATGATGTGCTTTCCCTTGGATTTGGGTAATTCAAACGGCTCTTTATAAGGAATCTCCGGACCATCATCAATCTTGTACCAGACCCTTTTGATCCCCGCTTTATTGTCAGAGGCTTCCAGTTTCACTTTGGTCCGCACCGAAATGAATACACGGCCACGGTTTTGATATTGATCTCCAACTACGCTTGCGATCACTTCAGGTGAAGTTCGGTCCATATAAAAGTCATAGGTCCGATTC belongs to Cytophagales bacterium and includes:
- a CDS encoding chitobiase/beta-hexosaminidase C-terminal domain-containing protein gives rise to the protein MAQVQPEHPKRYYVAEDGKLYWQAEKPVFLFVSENPDGSESKRLESETTPEHTNPLYLDTEGINYVRTKWAVDQTTKKTISPQQELVFEIYRDGNSPITEVNFSAPNAFQSEDVVFYGQDLSISATAKDQLSGLKGIYYAVNGQDYTPYDAPLTYSADGDYSFKFYSLDNVGNAETPQSFDFTLDLTSPTTRYTVTGDKTSEILSPRTIIQLEGEDGSSGMENIYFRIDSGQDQRFRESVALTALAEGDHTLTYYSVDNVGNKEANRTYDFYMDRTSPEVIASVVGDQYQNRGRVFISVRTKVKLEASDNKAGIKRVWYKIDDGPEIPYKEPFELPKSKGKHIIEYYATDKVNNNFKSLFDESTSGRESLDIDVEAPEIDFAYAGDQFFSRDTAFITSKTDIGLSAVDNDAGVKAVGYKINGGKGQVYEGPFKLEEEGVYVVDFYGTDQVNNRNSKTFYFTVDNTGPAIEQILSMEPVGSISLNDEPAPLPVYSKGVKLYLAATDAVIDTDAIYYTINDGEEKRYTEPIEINSLGIVSYKIRATDKLGNTSNTDTFSIFVK